From Paenibacillus graminis, a single genomic window includes:
- the metK gene encoding methionine adenosyltransferase, giving the protein MSIKGRHLFTSESVTEGHPDKICDQISDAVLDAFLANDPNARVACEVAVATGLVLVIGEISTKSEYVDIPAIVRNTLKEIGYTRAKYGFDYNTCAVLTSLNEQSADIAQGVNAALENRDPAQVAEETANIGAGDQGLMFGFATNETPELMPLPIALSHRIARRLSEVRKDGTLNYLRPDGKTQVTIEYDNERPVRVDTIVVSTQHAEEISLEQIQADIKEYVILPVVPSELLDENTKYFINPTGRFVIGGPQGDAGLTGRKIIVDTYGGYARHGGGAFSGKDPTKVDRSAAYAARYVAKNLVAAGLADKCEIQLAYAIGVANPVSINVDTYGTGKISEEKLAELISSNFDLRPAGIISMLDLRKPLYRQTAAYGHFGRTDVDLPWERVDKAEMLRGQAGL; this is encoded by the coding sequence TTGTCTATTAAAGGACGTCATTTGTTTACTTCAGAGTCCGTAACAGAAGGGCATCCCGATAAGATCTGCGATCAGATATCCGATGCAGTCCTTGATGCGTTTTTGGCTAATGATCCCAATGCCCGTGTAGCCTGTGAAGTAGCTGTTGCCACTGGTCTGGTGTTGGTCATAGGGGAAATCAGCACCAAGTCGGAATATGTAGATATCCCGGCAATTGTGCGCAATACACTCAAAGAGATTGGTTATACCCGCGCAAAATATGGTTTTGACTATAATACCTGTGCAGTGCTGACCTCGCTGAATGAGCAATCGGCTGATATCGCACAAGGTGTAAACGCTGCATTGGAAAATCGTGACCCTGCACAGGTTGCCGAGGAAACGGCGAATATTGGTGCGGGTGACCAAGGGCTGATGTTTGGTTTTGCGACAAATGAAACGCCTGAATTAATGCCGCTGCCTATTGCCTTGTCTCATCGTATTGCCCGCCGCCTCTCTGAGGTGCGCAAGGATGGAACGCTTAATTATTTGCGTCCGGACGGCAAAACCCAGGTCACTATTGAATATGATAATGAAAGACCGGTGCGCGTGGATACGATAGTTGTCTCTACCCAGCATGCCGAAGAAATCTCACTTGAACAAATTCAGGCGGACATTAAGGAATATGTAATTTTGCCGGTGGTACCTTCTGAGCTGCTTGACGAGAACACTAAATATTTCATTAACCCTACTGGCCGTTTCGTCATTGGCGGTCCGCAAGGAGACGCCGGTCTAACCGGGCGCAAAATCATTGTCGATACCTATGGCGGGTATGCCCGTCACGGAGGCGGAGCTTTTTCAGGTAAAGATCCAACCAAAGTCGACCGTTCCGCCGCTTATGCAGCGCGTTATGTGGCTAAGAATCTAGTGGCTGCCGGGCTTGCTGACAAATGCGAGATTCAATTGGCGTATGCGATTGGTGTAGCTAACCCTGTCTCGATTAATGTAGATACATACGGAACAGGCAAAATTAGTGAAGAAAAGCTGGCTGAGCTGATCAGCAGCAATTTTGATCTACGTCCAGCCGGTATTATCTCAATGCTGGATCTGCGCAAACCACTCTATAGACAAACTGCAGCTTATGGTCATTTTGGACGGACGGATGTTGATCTTCCTTGGGAGCGCGTGGATAAAGCTGAAATGCT
- a CDS encoding alpha/beta-type small acid-soluble spore protein, which yields MARNNRTVVPESRAMLKQMQYEIASEFGLYGASYGGGADTEFASEFGVTGSSMGYGSPYLGHLTSRDNGSVGGEITKRLVKQAEQSLFK from the coding sequence ATGGCACGTAATAATCGCACTGTGGTACCGGAAAGCCGGGCAATGCTGAAACAAATGCAGTACGAGATTGCTTCTGAGTTTGGTTTATATGGTGCTTCTTATGGCGGAGGGGCTGATACTGAATTTGCTTCTGAGTTTGGGGTAACAGGCAGCTCGATGGGGTATGGTTCTCCGTATCTGGGACATCTCACTTCCCGGGACAATGGATCTGTTGGAGGGGAAATTACCAAGAGGCTTGTGAAGCAGGCCGAACAGTCTCTTTTTAAATAA